From one Suicoccus acidiformans genomic stretch:
- a CDS encoding ABC transporter ATP-binding protein, which yields MPQTQVSIQQINKQFPSRSGDPIHGLKNLSLDIQAGEVIAVIGTNGAGKSTLFNCLTGQYPIDSGAIYLDGKQVDGLSQVERAAHIGRVFQDPTMGTAPRMTVFENLTLAQKRGASRGLGISLTQERYHNIREYLASFRLDLEHRMDVPIGSLSGGQRQIISLIMATIKQPKLLLLDEHTAALDPRIARQVMEMTHTMIKEQDLTTLMITHHHQDALNFSDRIIVMHHGQIVDHYDSQAIKSLTTADLYARLEDLVLAEEAIL from the coding sequence ATGCCACAAACACAAGTCAGCATTCAACAGATTAACAAACAATTCCCGAGTCGAAGCGGCGACCCCATTCACGGCTTGAAGAATCTGAGTTTAGATATCCAAGCCGGAGAAGTAATCGCGGTTATAGGAACCAATGGGGCAGGAAAATCAACTTTATTCAATTGCCTCACGGGACAGTATCCGATTGATTCTGGTGCGATTTATTTAGACGGCAAGCAAGTGGACGGCTTATCACAAGTTGAACGAGCAGCGCATATTGGGCGCGTCTTTCAAGACCCTACAATGGGAACCGCTCCGCGGATGACTGTCTTTGAGAATTTAACCCTTGCCCAAAAGCGGGGCGCAAGTCGTGGTTTAGGCATTTCCCTAACTCAGGAACGCTATCATAATATTCGCGAGTATCTCGCAAGTTTCCGCTTGGATTTAGAGCATCGGATGGATGTTCCCATCGGGAGCTTATCCGGTGGTCAACGCCAAATTATTTCCCTCATTATGGCAACCATTAAGCAACCGAAACTATTACTGCTCGACGAGCATACAGCAGCTTTAGACCCTCGGATTGCCCGCCAAGTGATGGAAATGACTCATACTATGATTAAAGAGCAAGATTTAACCACACTCATGATCACCCACCATCATCAAGACGCCCTTAACTTCAGCGATCGCATTATTGTGATGCATCATGGGCAAATTGTCGACCATTACGACAGCCAAGC